One Podospora pseudopauciseta strain CBS 411.78 chromosome 5 map unlocalized CBS411.78m_5, whole genome shotgun sequence DNA window includes the following coding sequences:
- a CDS encoding uncharacterized protein (EggNog:ENOG503NXPB; COG:U) produces the protein MARRRRPPRPGSLSELPPLKIASQILALQALYYTFSFTLLLFSALVAGTAFTLDLVLGWQSIRGDTTQGWLCGFLAMLNGGVLMGAAIVVLIGRSKLVTDFALSLHFIHLVVVTFYTGELPKHMAWWVSMACASVLGVVLGTWGCRYRELKPISFGGNGAGNNSGHARGQSQPGELRNSNEHVRGAGDAEEDLEQGFSRGRGRGRGRDGGGGYEMVDMPPGEGEGTR, from the exons ATggcccgccgccgccgcccccctcGCCCAGGCTCCCTCTCCGaactcccccctctcaaaaTCGCCTCCCAGATCCTCGCCCTCCAGGCGCTGTACTACACCTTCagcttcaccctcctcctcttctccgccCTGGTAGCGGGCACAGCATTCACCCTCGACCTGGTGCTAGGATGGCAGAGCATAAGAGGGGACACGACGCAGGGGTGGCTTTGCGGGTTCCTCGCGATGCTGAAcgggggggtgttgat GGGCGCCGCGATAGTAGTCCTGATAGGCCGATCCAAACTCGTCACCGACTttgccctctccctccacttcatccacctcgtcgtcgtcacctTCTACACGGGTGAGCTCCCCAAGCACATGGCCTGGTGGGTGAGCATGGCCTGCGCTAGCGtgctgggggtggtgctcGGGACTTGGGGGTGTAGGTATAGGGAGCTGAAGCCGATTTCGTTTGGGGGGAATGGTGCCGGCAACAATAGCGGGCATGCGAGGGGGCAGTCGCAGCCTGGGGAGCTGAGGAACTCGAATGAGCATgtgaggggggcgggggacgCGGAGGAAGATCTGGAGCAGGGGTTTAGcaggggacgggggagggggagggggagggatggtgggggggggtATGAAATGGTTGATATGCcgccgggggagggggagggcacGAGGTGA